The proteins below are encoded in one region of Vibrio sp. ED004:
- a CDS encoding methyltransferase produces MHSRFKILDSFLLEHQVYWRSEPFHLCQTQQQPWVDVNRPLVDWLDRLSIENIQILKEQPQVLAEELIGFLPELEEANQSIQFTTTALKGLTLPRGTEDGIPGRKLQQIVSMGEASLEHHHGKEWLEWCSGKGFLGRILSQQSKQKVTSFEWQQSLCESGQKIADAQRLEMTFVQGDAFSESADEVFNSNQHAVALHACGDLHVELVKKSVSHGLPAVTISPCCYHLIREENYQTMSSVAKSSALTLSKSDLRIPLQETVTGGERVKRHRQLEMSYRLGFSQLLKSELNIDEYIPVPSIKKSELSEGFESFCLWASEVKELPLGSDMDFEFYFAQGEKLFWEMEKLSLVQQVFRRPLEIWLALDRALYLQEQGYEASIEEFCERSVTPRNLLIHGVKSGR; encoded by the coding sequence ATGCATTCACGATTTAAAATACTCGACTCATTCTTGTTAGAGCACCAGGTTTACTGGCGTTCAGAGCCTTTCCACCTATGCCAAACTCAGCAACAACCTTGGGTTGATGTGAATCGCCCGCTTGTCGATTGGTTGGATAGATTGAGTATTGAGAATATTCAGATTCTAAAAGAGCAGCCTCAAGTGTTGGCCGAAGAGCTTATTGGTTTTCTTCCCGAGTTAGAGGAGGCGAATCAAAGCATTCAGTTCACTACCACAGCTCTTAAAGGGTTAACACTTCCACGAGGTACCGAAGATGGTATTCCGGGAAGAAAGCTACAACAGATTGTTTCGATGGGCGAGGCTTCGCTTGAACATCATCATGGCAAAGAGTGGTTGGAGTGGTGTTCTGGAAAAGGCTTCCTTGGTCGAATCTTATCTCAACAATCGAAGCAAAAAGTGACCAGCTTCGAATGGCAACAATCGCTGTGCGAAAGCGGGCAAAAGATTGCAGATGCACAACGTTTAGAAATGACGTTTGTTCAAGGTGATGCGTTTTCTGAAAGTGCAGATGAGGTATTTAATTCAAACCAACACGCTGTCGCACTGCACGCCTGTGGCGATCTTCATGTTGAGTTAGTTAAAAAATCTGTGTCACATGGTCTACCAGCAGTCACTATCTCTCCTTGTTGTTATCACCTTATTCGTGAAGAAAACTATCAAACAATGTCTTCGGTTGCGAAAAGCTCGGCTTTGACATTGAGCAAGAGTGATTTACGAATCCCACTTCAAGAAACGGTTACAGGTGGTGAAAGAGTAAAGCGACATCGTCAGTTAGAGATGAGCTATCGTTTGGGTTTTAGCCAACTGCTTAAGTCTGAGCTAAACATCGATGAATACATCCCAGTGCCGAGCATCAAAAAATCAGAATTATCTGAAGGGTTTGAATCGTTTTGTCTGTGGGCTTCTGAAGTGAAAGAGTTACCACTTGGTTCGGATATGGATTTTGAATTTTATTTTGCTCAAGGAGAGAAACTTTTCTGGGAAATGGAGAAGCTGAGCTTAGTTCAGCAAGTTTTCAGGCGACCATTGGAGATATGGCTAGCTTTGGATCGCGCTCTTTACCTGCAAGAGCAAGGCTATGAGGCAAGCATCGAAGAGTTTTGTGAACGCAGTGTCACGCCTCGAAATCTGCTGATTCATGGTGTTAAGAGTGGCCGATAA
- the cysB gene encoding HTH-type transcriptional regulator CysB has product MKLQQLKYIVEVVNHNLNVSATAESLYTSQPGISKQVRLLEDELGIQIFERSGKHLTQVTQAGEDIIRISQEILARVESIKAVAGEHTHPEMGTLNISTTHTQARYALPDVIKGFTARYPKVSLHMHQGTPSQMSEAVAKGTANFAIATEALHLYQDAIMLPCYHWNRSIVVTKDHPLAQKQNITIEDLAAYSLVTYVFGFTGRSELDTAFNKVGLTPRVVFTATDADVIKTYVRMGIGVGVIASMAIDHEQDTDLVAIDASHLFGASTTSIGFRKGTFLRSYMFDFMERFAPHLTRPVVEQAISLKSNEEIEEMFKDIELPVR; this is encoded by the coding sequence ATGAAGTTACAGCAACTGAAGTACATTGTTGAGGTTGTAAACCATAACCTAAATGTTTCTGCGACCGCAGAGAGTTTATACACATCTCAGCCAGGTATCAGTAAACAGGTTAGATTACTTGAAGATGAGCTGGGCATTCAGATCTTTGAGCGAAGCGGCAAGCACTTAACGCAGGTGACTCAAGCTGGCGAGGATATCATTCGTATCTCTCAAGAGATTTTAGCTCGTGTTGAAAGTATTAAAGCGGTTGCGGGTGAGCATACTCATCCAGAGATGGGCACATTGAACATTTCAACGACTCATACCCAAGCTCGTTACGCTCTTCCTGATGTGATTAAAGGTTTCACAGCACGTTACCCTAAAGTTTCGCTCCACATGCATCAAGGCACACCGAGTCAAATGTCTGAGGCCGTTGCGAAAGGGACTGCAAACTTTGCGATTGCGACTGAAGCACTTCACCTTTATCAAGACGCGATCATGCTGCCTTGTTACCATTGGAATCGCTCAATCGTAGTAACCAAAGATCACCCTCTTGCTCAAAAGCAAAATATTACCATTGAAGATCTGGCTGCTTACTCTCTAGTGACCTACGTATTCGGTTTTACTGGCCGTTCTGAGCTTGATACCGCGTTCAACAAAGTTGGTCTAACACCGCGCGTTGTGTTTACCGCAACAGATGCGGATGTAATCAAAACTTATGTTCGCATGGGCATTGGTGTTGGTGTTATCGCGAGTATGGCGATTGACCATGAACAAGATACTGATTTGGTTGCCATTGATGCAAGCCACCTATTTGGTGCGAGTACGACAAGCATCGGCTTTAGAAAGGGCACCTTCCTGCGTTCTTACATGTTTGATTTCATGGAGCGCTTTGCACCGCACTTAACTCGCCCTGTGGTAGAACAGGCTATTTCTTTGAAATCCAATGAAGAGATTGAAGAGATGTTTAAAGATATCGAGCTACCTGTTCGTTAA
- a CDS encoding ISL3 family transposase, which translates to MPNHTFLSSFWEGFKIVKSHQTASLVTLTLKPNSEAKCLCGLEAEAIHEYQWRHVKEAMLFNVPVELSVQTRRIKCRDCGIKTEFLSWLEPYARITTRLKSYIEQLLPLLPIKHISQLTSVHWHTIKEIDKRRLRQVVPSVKWEGLRQLVMDEFAIFKGHRYATVIADAKTHQVIWIGLGRSRKDIRPFFEQLGKHGNNIEAVAMDMNTAFDLEVQAHCPNAKIVYDLFHVVAKFGREVMDRVRVDQANKLKQDKKARQWVKRSRWVLLKNRGNLNARQDSYLTEILNINKDLMATYILGSQLKELCYCKSEAHAKGLWEVWWAQVQESGIKPLKEFARKLRPYLHGIIASATYPLNTCTLEGINNKIKLIKRMGYGYRDTDYFFLKIKAAFPGKPR; encoded by the coding sequence ATGCCGAATCATACTTTCCTATCTTCATTCTGGGAAGGCTTTAAAATAGTAAAGTCTCACCAGACAGCATCACTTGTTACACTAACTCTTAAACCTAATTCTGAGGCTAAATGCCTTTGCGGTCTTGAAGCTGAGGCTATCCATGAGTATCAATGGCGTCATGTGAAAGAGGCCATGTTGTTCAATGTTCCTGTTGAGCTTTCCGTTCAAACTCGAAGGATCAAGTGTCGTGACTGCGGCATAAAAACAGAGTTTCTATCTTGGTTAGAGCCTTATGCTCGTATAACGACGCGTCTAAAAAGTTATATAGAACAACTACTGCCTCTTCTTCCCATTAAGCATATCTCCCAGTTAACGAGCGTTCATTGGCACACCATTAAAGAGATAGATAAACGTCGACTTCGCCAAGTGGTACCGTCAGTGAAATGGGAAGGGCTAAGGCAACTCGTCATGGACGAGTTCGCCATCTTTAAAGGGCACCGATATGCCACAGTCATCGCTGATGCTAAGACTCACCAAGTCATTTGGATAGGGTTAGGTCGTAGCCGCAAGGACATACGACCGTTTTTCGAGCAGTTAGGCAAGCATGGTAACAATATCGAAGCGGTCGCAATGGACATGAATACGGCTTTTGACCTTGAAGTTCAAGCGCACTGCCCGAATGCAAAAATCGTTTACGACTTATTCCATGTTGTTGCTAAGTTCGGTCGTGAGGTGATGGATAGAGTCAGAGTCGACCAAGCTAACAAACTCAAGCAGGATAAAAAAGCGAGGCAATGGGTGAAGCGCTCACGCTGGGTACTGCTGAAAAACAGAGGTAATTTAAATGCACGACAAGATAGCTATCTTACTGAAATATTGAATATCAATAAGGACTTGATGGCCACTTATATACTCGGCTCACAACTCAAAGAGCTTTGTTACTGTAAATCAGAAGCACATGCTAAGGGGCTCTGGGAGGTATGGTGGGCACAAGTGCAAGAGAGTGGAATTAAGCCATTGAAAGAGTTTGCACGAAAACTGAGGCCTTATCTTCACGGTATTATTGCATCGGCAACTTATCCGCTCAACACC